Below is a genomic region from Balaenoptera ricei isolate mBalRic1 chromosome 3, mBalRic1.hap2, whole genome shotgun sequence.
GACGCTCTTCGTGCACCGCTTCTCCCACGGCACCATGCCCTTGCGCAACATCTTCAAGGTGAGCCCCCAGCTGCCCGTCCAGGCCCTTCACCCCCGGCCCTACCCTCCCTGGTCCCCCTCACCTGGGTCCTGCCCTCCACTGGGCCAGGCTCCATCCCGGCCCTGCTCCCTTTCAGAACTGCACCTACTACTGGGGCTTCGCCGCGTGGATGGCCTATTACATCAACCACCCTCTCTACACGCCCCCCAGTAAGTGGCCTTGGACCTTGCTCCCCCTGTGAACACCCCTCACCCAGGCTCTCCCCTCACGGGCTtcccctctgcttcctcttcaGCTTACGGAGCTCAGCAGGTTAAACTGGCGCTCGCCATCTTCGTGGTAAGCAGGCTGGGACGGATGACAGGGTGCGGGGAGTTCGggcggcaggggtggggggtgctcTGAGCTGACCCTGCTTCTCTAACAGATCTGCCAGCTCGGCAACTTCTCCATCCACATGGCCCTGCGGGACCTGCGGCCAGCTGGTGAGTGGCCTGCTCCGGGCAGGGGGGATGGCCACCTGGGCAGGCTGAGCCAGCGGGTCTCACTCCTGTCCTGTCCTCCCAGGGTCTaagaccaggaagatcccataccCCACCAAGAACCCCTTCACGTGGCTCTTCCTGCTGGTGTCCTGCCCCAATTACACCTACGAGGTGAGggtctgccctcctctcctctcctctccctcctggggCTTGGGGTCCCACGTGGAGGTCTAGCTTCTAGGAGGGGGCGGTTCCTGGCTCCGTAGCTGCTTCTGCAGTTTGAACTTGGAACATTTGGAAATGGAGAGACTGTGGCCTCTATGGGGCCTGGGAGGTGTCCAGCTGGGCTTGTGGCTGTTGGGGACTGAGGGGCAGCTTCATCGTGTAGTCCCCCCTTTACTCCAGGCCCCTCTAGCACTGGAGTGTGGGTCCCATCCCCTTACTAGAACAGCTGgggctgcccagccctgcccgccctcACCCTGCCTGCTCTGCCCACAGGTGGGGTCCTGGATTGGCTTTGCCATCATGACACAGTGTGTCCCAGGTGAGCCCGCTGCCCCTTCCCCAGGGGGCCCTGCCCGTCCCTGCTGTGTGCAGCCCTCCCTGACTCCCCTGCTCCACCCCACAGTGGCCCTCTTCTCCCTGGTGGGCTTCACCCAGATGACCATCTGGGCCAAGGGCAAGCACCGCAGCTACCTGAAGGAGTTCCGAGACTACCCGCCCCTGCGCATGCCCATCATCCCCTTCCTGCTCTGAATGGCTCCCCCTCACCCGGGCTCAGCCAAGCCAGGCTCGTGTCCCCCCCGCCCCAGTGTCATTCTGGGCGAGGAGTGGGAACCACTGCTCTCCAGCGTCTGGAATAAAACCTGCCTGCCCAGCTGGACTCAGACTCAGCGGTGTTTCTTTTTGGGGGTCGGCTTGGGGATCAGCACACCAAAGAAAGAGGCGGAGCTTGGGCTGAGGGCCCTGGAGGCTTTTATTCTTTTGACTGGTCCACAGGGTGGTAGGCGGGGCCACTACAGGGCCACCCCGGGGCCCACCTCACCGGACCCCTGGCCTCTGGCCACGTCCGCCTCCCTCTGCTGCCGCCTCTTCTTCCGCTGGAGCAGCCGCCGCTCCCGCTCAAACTCCTTCATGCGCTTCACGTAGCTGCAGGCAGagtaggaggagggagggggtgtcAGGACATGCAAGTAGGGAAGACCTGTGTGCCTGTGATGTAACTCTGGggtctgccccctcccctggggtGGACACCAGTGAGCCCAGAGCAAGAGCTGGGCCTCCCACCTGAGCTGAGCGCCTCTAGGCACCTCA
It encodes:
- the TECR gene encoding very-long-chain enoyl-CoA reductase encodes the protein MKHSEVEILDAKTREKLCFLDKVEPQATIAEIKNLFTKTHPQWYPARQSLRLDPKGKSLKDEDILQKLPVGTTATLYFRDLGAQISWVTVFLTEYAGPLFIYLLFYFRVPFIYGHKYDFTSSRHTVVHLACICHSFHYIKRLLETLFVHRFSHGTMPLRNIFKNCTYYWGFAAWMAYYINHPLYTPPTYGAQQVKLALAIFVICQLGNFSIHMALRDLRPAGSKTRKIPYPTKNPFTWLFLLVSCPNYTYEVGSWIGFAIMTQCVPVALFSLVGFTQMTIWAKGKHRSYLKEFRDYPPLRMPIIPFLL